Proteins from one Pseudomonadota bacterium genomic window:
- a CDS encoding sigma-70 family RNA polymerase sigma factor has translation MPVEIKKKLLKIGKSEGFISITLLNDLIPEEKGPEFIDSIFQYLAENGIKVISQKELDKHRREIHTQSNDDSETDSPDLEIPDAEVLETDEPIPGEEMLEPISINKGEDSQEIEETTTTYLREMGQFELLTPAEEEKYSKAIRQGFDAIILAIRTESTQTNEIKALVERIALWEKRDPTLKPKKQHLNFMTKAVDACCELYSNNKELREVKYKIAMYTRSIEQAKDAMIKANLRLVVSIAKRYMHQGLTLADLIQEGNLGLMRAVFRFDYTKGNKFSTYASWWIRQAITRAILDKTRTIRLPVHFLELRSQFFKAFYSLLKELGREPTPVEISEKTGLPMDKILAILEASREPISLETPVGDDDSTLGDFLENQESISPYESVKNQELAERVTGILATLSPREEKIIRLRFGIGETAEYTLEEIGKRFNVSRERIRQIEKKALNRLRHSSRREKLKNFLD, from the coding sequence GTGCCTGTCGAAATCAAGAAAAAACTGCTGAAGATCGGCAAGAGTGAAGGATTTATTTCCATCACACTGCTCAATGATCTGATCCCGGAAGAAAAAGGCCCCGAGTTCATCGACTCCATCTTCCAATACCTTGCAGAAAACGGCATCAAGGTCATCAGCCAGAAAGAGCTCGACAAGCACCGCCGCGAGATCCATACCCAGAGCAACGATGATTCCGAGACTGACTCCCCCGACCTGGAAATTCCGGATGCAGAAGTCCTCGAAACGGATGAACCGATCCCCGGGGAGGAGATGCTTGAGCCCATTTCCATCAATAAGGGCGAAGACAGCCAGGAAATCGAAGAAACCACTACCACCTACCTTCGGGAAATGGGGCAGTTTGAACTCCTAACCCCCGCCGAGGAAGAAAAATACAGCAAGGCCATCCGCCAGGGTTTTGACGCGATCATCCTCGCGATCCGGACCGAGTCCACGCAAACGAACGAAATCAAAGCCCTGGTCGAGCGCATTGCACTCTGGGAAAAGCGCGACCCTACGCTGAAGCCGAAAAAACAGCACCTGAACTTCATGACCAAGGCGGTTGATGCCTGCTGCGAGCTCTACTCGAACAACAAAGAACTGCGCGAAGTGAAGTACAAGATCGCGATGTATACCCGGTCCATCGAACAGGCCAAAGATGCAATGATCAAGGCCAATCTCAGGCTTGTCGTGAGCATCGCCAAAAGATACATGCACCAGGGGCTGACTCTTGCCGATCTCATCCAGGAAGGCAATCTCGGCCTGATGCGGGCTGTCTTCCGTTTTGATTATACAAAGGGCAACAAGTTCAGCACCTATGCCAGCTGGTGGATCCGGCAGGCCATCACCAGGGCCATTCTCGACAAAACCAGGACGATCAGACTTCCTGTTCATTTCCTGGAGCTTCGCAGCCAGTTTTTCAAGGCTTTTTATTCACTCCTCAAGGAGCTTGGCCGGGAACCGACACCTGTCGAAATTTCCGAAAAAACCGGTCTGCCGATGGACAAGATTCTCGCTATCCTCGAGGCATCGCGAGAGCCCATCTCCCTGGAAACCCCTGTCGGCGATGACGACAGCACCCTTGGGGACTTCCTGGAGAACCAGGAATCGATATCACCCTATGAATCCGTGAAGAACCAGGAACTGGCCGAACGGGTGACCGGAATTCTCGCCACCTTGAGCCCCCGCGAAGAAAAGATTATCAGGCTTCGCTTCGGGATCGGCGAAACCGCCGAGTACACCCTTGAAGAAATCGGCAAGCGGTTCAATGTCTCCCGCGAAAGAATTCGCCAGATAGAGAAAAAGGCCCTGAATCGTCTCCGTCATTCCAGCCGCCGGGAAAAACTCAAGAACTTCCTTGACTGA
- the malQ gene encoding 4-alpha-glucanotransferase: MNFARGSGVLLHISSLPGRFGIGDLGRGAYEFIDFLADSRQKYWQFLPIGPTCAISANSPYMSFSAFAGNPLLIDPEELLAEGLLMREDFTYVPDFSEYLVDFDRVALCKAEMLGKAWRSFCESADQDHGYREFCEKAFWLNDYALFMAIKEKYQSGPWYGWPAEIAGRNEAALKEEAGKLSGRIGYHRFVQYCFHRQWQKMKAYASSKGVSLVGDMPIYVAHDSVDVWANPDCFLLDRKTLALTHVAGVPPDYFSDTGQRWGNPLYRWQEKRGVVNHPLYEWWVKRFQAMFTISDICRIDHFRGFESCWQIAASEKTAVNGRWLKGPGLDFFKAMQHELGDLPIIAEDLGIITPEVIELREKLQFPGMKILQFAFDSDAGNLYLPHNFSDANCVVFTGTHDNDTTLGWFLSDKLSEPVRHKILKYANSNGSGIHRDMIRLAMSSVANISIYPMQDLLGFGTDCRMNTPGTVAGNWRWRCASRFITDELAQWLRRETEFYNRA; the protein is encoded by the coding sequence ATGAACTTTGCGAGAGGCAGTGGGGTTCTTCTGCATATATCCTCTTTACCCGGCCGGTTCGGAATCGGCGATCTTGGACGTGGTGCATACGAATTTATAGACTTTCTCGCCGATTCCAGGCAGAAATACTGGCAGTTTCTACCCATCGGCCCAACCTGCGCAATATCGGCCAACTCTCCGTACATGTCGTTTTCCGCCTTTGCCGGAAATCCGCTCTTGATTGACCCGGAAGAGCTGCTGGCTGAGGGTCTGCTGATGCGGGAGGATTTTACCTATGTTCCTGATTTCTCAGAATATCTGGTTGATTTTGACCGGGTGGCTCTCTGCAAAGCGGAAATGCTCGGCAAGGCATGGCGCTCTTTTTGCGAGTCAGCTGACCAGGACCATGGGTACCGGGAGTTCTGTGAAAAAGCTTTCTGGCTCAATGATTATGCCCTCTTCATGGCGATCAAGGAGAAATATCAGTCCGGTCCTTGGTATGGATGGCCTGCCGAAATTGCGGGTCGGAATGAGGCGGCGCTCAAAGAGGAAGCCGGAAAATTGTCGGGCCGGATCGGATATCACCGTTTCGTCCAGTACTGTTTCCATCGCCAGTGGCAGAAGATGAAAGCCTATGCCTCCTCGAAAGGTGTCTCGCTGGTCGGTGATATGCCGATCTATGTGGCCCATGACAGTGTGGATGTCTGGGCAAATCCGGACTGCTTTCTGCTGGACAGGAAAACCCTCGCCCTCACCCATGTTGCCGGGGTCCCTCCGGATTATTTCAGCGACACCGGCCAGCGTTGGGGCAACCCATTGTACCGCTGGCAGGAGAAAAGGGGCGTCGTGAATCACCCGCTCTACGAGTGGTGGGTAAAAAGGTTTCAGGCAATGTTCACGATTTCCGACATCTGCCGGATCGATCATTTTCGGGGATTTGAATCCTGCTGGCAGATCGCCGCCTCCGAGAAGACGGCGGTCAACGGTCGCTGGTTGAAAGGGCCGGGGCTTGATTTTTTTAAAGCGATGCAGCATGAGCTTGGGGACTTGCCGATCATTGCCGAGGACCTGGGAATCATTACGCCGGAGGTGATTGAACTGCGGGAAAAGCTGCAGTTCCCGGGGATGAAGATCCTCCAGTTTGCCTTTGACAGTGATGCCGGGAATCTTTATCTGCCCCATAATTTTTCCGACGCCAATTGTGTTGTTTTCACCGGCACGCATGATAACGACACGACCCTGGGCTGGTTCCTGAGTGATAAACTGTCGGAACCCGTCCGACATAAAATCCTTAAATATGCCAACAGTAACGGTTCCGGCATCCACCGGGACATGATCCGTCTGGCCATGTCGTCGGTGGCGAATATCTCCATCTACCCGATGCAGGACTTGCTCGGATTCGGCACAGACTGTAGGATGAATACCCCGGGAACCGTTGCCGGCAACTGGCGATGGCGCTGCGCGTCACGTTTTATAACTGACGAACTCGCCCAATGGCTCCGCCGGGAAACCGAGTTTTACAACCGGGCCTAG
- a CDS encoding flavodoxin family protein, whose product MDKIPVFLGSPRRKGNSEALADAVIRGIEEAGGKAEVVRLVDYKIAPCIGCGGCDKTGKCVIIDDMQQMCEKIINARRLIIVSPIYFYSVTAQTKAFIDRCQALWNRKRLLKKKGEWQEDPDRKGYLVSVAATRGEKVFDGAVLTMIYTCDAMGIGYGGGLLVRGVDSRGEMKKDSANLEKGIAFGRDCLK is encoded by the coding sequence ATGGATAAGATACCTGTTTTTCTCGGCAGTCCCCGCCGGAAGGGGAATTCGGAAGCGCTGGCCGACGCTGTGATTCGGGGAATCGAAGAAGCGGGCGGAAAAGCTGAAGTCGTGCGTCTGGTCGATTACAAGATCGCACCCTGTATCGGCTGCGGCGGTTGTGACAAGACCGGTAAATGCGTGATAATCGACGATATGCAGCAGATGTGTGAAAAGATCATCAACGCAAGGCGCCTGATCATTGTCTCCCCCATTTACTTCTACTCGGTCACCGCCCAGACCAAGGCCTTTATTGATCGGTGCCAGGCTTTATGGAACAGGAAGCGGTTGCTCAAAAAGAAAGGGGAGTGGCAGGAAGATCCGGACCGCAAGGGGTATCTCGTTTCTGTCGCCGCCACCAGGGGGGAAAAGGTCTTCGATGGCGCGGTCCTTACCATGATCTACACCTGCGATGCCATGGGAATCGGGTATGGCGGGGGGCTTTTGGTCCGGGGTGTGGACAGCCGGGGCGAGATGAAAAAAGACTCGGCGAATCTTGAAAAGGGTATCGCCTTCGGCCGGGATTGTCTGAAATAA